The Acidimicrobiales bacterium genome segment TGACGACATCCCGAATCGCAACGACACCCAATGCTGCGCCGAGCGGATCCCATCGCACTCCCACAACCGCTCCGACACGGCGGCGGCGATCACCTCCACCAACCCCGCCGACGCCGCGTTCAACACCCCCACCAACCTGGCGCCTTCGGCCTCCAGCTCCCGAACCCGAGCCGCCCGCGCCGACACCGACACCGGCCGCTCCTCGAACGCCACACCCGCACCCATCACCCCATCATGACGACGGGGTGTGACAGCCAAACTGCTTCGACGATCAACCCGGCGCTGGTCTTCGATCACGTCGAACGCCTGGAGCGATCGAGGAAGACGAACCGGTCTCGCCCCCGTCCTCGTCGGCGCTGACGCCGGCAGTCGCTCAGGCGTCGTCGATCTTGATGCCGGCGTCGGCGAGGACAGCCACGGCCAAGGGCACGAGGAGGTCGCTCGACGCCGTGGCACCACGAAGGTGCAGGGCGCCCCGCAGGTCGTCGAGGGCGCCGCCTTCGAAGCAGACGTCCTCCATGCGGGCACCGCCGACCTCGCCGGCGGTGAGGTCGCAGCCGTCGAACCGGACCCGGGCCAGGCGCACGTTCGAGAGGTCCGACTCCCCCATGGCGCACCCGGTGAAGGTGGCGCCCTGCAGCCCTGCCATGCGCAGGCTCAGGCCGTCCATGCGGCAGTCGTCGAACGACACGTCCTCGAGGGTCGCGTCGGCCAGCACCGCCCCTGAAAGGCGGCAACCTCGCAGCGCCACCCTCACCGCCAGCAGACCGTCGAGGAGGGCCCCCGAGAGCTCGCAATCGACCAGCTCGCAGTCCATCAACCGCAGCCCCGGGAAGGACGCCCCGGTCAGCTGGCATCCCTCAAGCCGAGTGCCCTCGATCCGGAGGTCCGGGATGTCGGCACCGCTCCAATCGGCCCCGACGATGCGCGCGCCGTCGAGGGCCTCGCCGGCCGCCGGAAGCTCGCCGTCGTGGTCGTCGAGCTCGGCGGCCATGTCGGGGGGATCGACCACGCCCACCACCCGTCGCCTGGCACGCCCACCCATCAGCGGCACTGTAGGGACGACTCCACCCCTCAGGCTCGCTGCTCGACCCAGGTGGCGATGACGGCGGACCGGTCGTCGACGAGGCAGTGGACGCGGACGGCGCCGTCGGCGAGGTCGAGGTGAGCGCCGTTGTAGGTGATCACCCGACCCGAGGGCATCCAGGCCTGTACGGGCGCCTCACGGACCGGCGCCAGCTCGTCAGCATCGATGATCGCTAGCCCGCCGAGCTGGACCTTTCCCTGCGGCCCGGCGATGACGCCGATGCCGGTGGCCACCACGGTGTGGGCGTCCACCACGGTGAGGTCCTGGTGGTCGACGAAGAATGTGGGGTTCGGTCGCGAGCCGAGCACGATCCCGTCACCGCTCAGCCGGTACAGGGTCCGCCCACCCCACGACACGGCCAACAGCGTGCCGTCGGCGAGGGGGCACACGGCGCCGAGGTGGTCGGTGAAACGGAAGCCCACCGTGGGTCGGAGGTCGCCGTCGA includes the following:
- a CDS encoding DUF6454 family protein, coding for MSAPDTTSLHRLDRATRWRLEAAVDVGGDVGHPQGLTSWGDHWLVSTVRPTEGRGELLIVDRHGSVLDRLDVTDGERFHSGGIASEHGGCWVPVAEYRSASTTTVLHVDGDLRPTVGFRFTDHLGAVCPLADGTLLAVSWGGRTLYRLSGDGIVLGSRPNPTFFVDHQDLTVVDAHTVVATGIGVIAGPQGKVQLGGLAIIDADELAPVREAPVQAWMPSGRVITYNGAHLDLADGAVRVHCLVDDRSAVIATWVEQRA
- a CDS encoding pentapeptide repeat-containing protein translates to MGGRARRRVVGVVDPPDMAAELDDHDGELPAAGEALDGARIVGADWSGADIPDLRIEGTRLEGCQLTGASFPGLRLMDCELVDCELSGALLDGLLAVRVALRGCRLSGAVLADATLEDVSFDDCRMDGLSLRMAGLQGATFTGCAMGESDLSNVRLARVRFDGCDLTAGEVGGARMEDVCFEGGALDDLRGALHLRGATASSDLLVPLAVAVLADAGIKIDDA